From the genome of Pygocentrus nattereri isolate fPygNat1 chromosome 25, fPygNat1.pri, whole genome shotgun sequence, one region includes:
- the LOC108435632 gene encoding uncharacterized protein LOC108435632 isoform X2, which produces MEVVVWLCFTLLLRSLGQSYGHTQFIYTEEKELKLRCETKKWQISTESDNKIDLNCTVKCDRNEIRDLECDDDDGDDDDDGDDDSQPKHACKLIVKSGFFACVNSLDAGFLFPFKPSPNAIHSFIVAVQNKDITPTPEEPSSLPVPEGESVSLNCSFTFTEEYDGVSFVVYWIKTVGESSTCVYSYDYSLYEPLALGHHCTIQEDLLNRLSNQTKGQNSHNIRISEVMESDSGQYLCAVQVHPSNKNTAEGNWKVIERVTVSVHKDKRPQPARTSMTQTTTEETSGVHPLMPLFTSWPICLGLLLSVWIAFALIRKKASTARGDPPDLRLCRYKGRL; this is translated from the exons ATGGAAGTCGTGGTGTGGCTGTGTTTCACTCTTCTGCTCCGTTCTCTTGGTCAAAGCTATG ggCATACCCAGTTCATTTATACAGAGGAGAAAGAATTAAAGTTGAGATGTGAAACAAAGAAATGGCAAATAAGTACAGAGTCTGACAACAAGATTGACCTGAACTGCACAGTAAAATGTGACCGCAATGAAATTCGTGACCTTgagtgtgatgatgatgatggtgatgatgatgatgatggtgatgatgactcACAGCCAAAGCATGCTTGCAAACTAATAGTAAAGAGTGGATTCTTTGCCTGTGTTAATTCTCTGGATGCTGGATTCCTTTTTCCATTCAAACCATCTCCCAACGCCATCCATTCGTTCATAGTTGCTGTTCAAAATAAAGACA TAACACCCACACCTGAGGAACCATCTTCACTGCCAGTACCTGAAGGTGAATCAGTGAGTTTAAACTGTAGTTTCACCTTCACAGAAGAATATGATGGGGTGTCTTTTGTTGTTTACTGGATTAAGACTGTTGGAGAGAGCAGCACCTGTGTGTATTCTTATGATTATTCCCTGTATGAGCCGCTCGCGCTCGGTCACCACTGCACCATACAGGAAGATCTGCTTAACAGACTCTCAAACCAAACCAAAGGACAGAACAGTCACAACATCAGGATCAGTGAAGTGATGGAGTCAGACAGCGGTCAGTACCTCTGTGCTGTACAAGTGCACCCaagtaataaaaacactgctgaaGGAAACTGGAAGGTGATAGAAAGAGTTACAGTCAGTGTCCACAAAGACAAGAGACCACAGCCAGCCAGGACCAGCATGACTCAGACAACCACTGAGGAGACAAGTG GTGTTCACCCTCTCATGCCTCTGTTTACTTCGTGGCCCATATGTTTGGGTCTTCTGCTTTCTGTTTGGATCGCATTCGCACTCATAAGGAAAAAGGCCAGCACTGCACGAGGTGACCCTCCA gaTCTCAGGCTGTGCCGTTACAAAGGTAGACTGTGA
- the LOC108435632 gene encoding uncharacterized protein LOC108435632 isoform X1: MEVVVWLCFTLLLRSLGQSYGHTQFIYTEEKELKLRCETKKWQISTESDNKIDLNCTVKCDRNEIRDLECDDDDGDDDDDGDDDSQPKHACKLIVKSGFFACVNSLDAGFLFPFKPSPNAIHSFIVAVQNKDITPTPEEPSSLPVPEGESVSLNCSFTFTEEYDGVSFVVYWIKTVGESSTCVYSYDYSLYEPLALGHHCTIQEDLLNRLSNQTKGQNSHNIRISEVMESDSGQYLCAVQVHPSNKNTAEGNWKVIERVTVSVHKDKRPQPARTSMTQTTTEETSGVHPLMPLFTSWPICLGLLLSVWIAFALIRKKASTARGSQAVPLQSLQSGEAAPDTDGSPYAVGRGEEEN; this comes from the exons ATGGAAGTCGTGGTGTGGCTGTGTTTCACTCTTCTGCTCCGTTCTCTTGGTCAAAGCTATG ggCATACCCAGTTCATTTATACAGAGGAGAAAGAATTAAAGTTGAGATGTGAAACAAAGAAATGGCAAATAAGTACAGAGTCTGACAACAAGATTGACCTGAACTGCACAGTAAAATGTGACCGCAATGAAATTCGTGACCTTgagtgtgatgatgatgatggtgatgatgatgatgatggtgatgatgactcACAGCCAAAGCATGCTTGCAAACTAATAGTAAAGAGTGGATTCTTTGCCTGTGTTAATTCTCTGGATGCTGGATTCCTTTTTCCATTCAAACCATCTCCCAACGCCATCCATTCGTTCATAGTTGCTGTTCAAAATAAAGACA TAACACCCACACCTGAGGAACCATCTTCACTGCCAGTACCTGAAGGTGAATCAGTGAGTTTAAACTGTAGTTTCACCTTCACAGAAGAATATGATGGGGTGTCTTTTGTTGTTTACTGGATTAAGACTGTTGGAGAGAGCAGCACCTGTGTGTATTCTTATGATTATTCCCTGTATGAGCCGCTCGCGCTCGGTCACCACTGCACCATACAGGAAGATCTGCTTAACAGACTCTCAAACCAAACCAAAGGACAGAACAGTCACAACATCAGGATCAGTGAAGTGATGGAGTCAGACAGCGGTCAGTACCTCTGTGCTGTACAAGTGCACCCaagtaataaaaacactgctgaaGGAAACTGGAAGGTGATAGAAAGAGTTACAGTCAGTGTCCACAAAGACAAGAGACCACAGCCAGCCAGGACCAGCATGACTCAGACAACCACTGAGGAGACAAGTG GTGTTCACCCTCTCATGCCTCTGTTTACTTCGTGGCCCATATGTTTGGGTCTTCTGCTTTCTGTTTGGATCGCATTCGCACTCATAAGGAAAAAGGCCAGCACTGCACGAG gaTCTCAGGCTGTGCCGTTACAAAG CCTCCAAAGCGGAGAAGCAGCTCCTGATACTGATG GTTCTCCGTATGCTGTGGGACGTGGTGAGGAGGAGAACTAG
- the LOC108435632 gene encoding uncharacterized protein LOC108435632 isoform X3 yields MDIRRFFKEKVTPTPEEPSSLPVPEGESVSLNCSFTFTEEYDGVSFVVYWIKTVGESSTCVYSYDYSLYEPLALGHHCTIQEDLLNRLSNQTKGQNSHNIRISEVMESDSGQYLCAVQVHPSNKNTAEGNWKVIERVTVSVHKDKRPQPARTSMTQTTTEETSGVHPLMPLFTSWPICLGLLLSVWIAFALIRKKASTARGSQAVPLQSLQSGEAAPDTDGSPYAVGRGEEEN; encoded by the exons TAACACCCACACCTGAGGAACCATCTTCACTGCCAGTACCTGAAGGTGAATCAGTGAGTTTAAACTGTAGTTTCACCTTCACAGAAGAATATGATGGGGTGTCTTTTGTTGTTTACTGGATTAAGACTGTTGGAGAGAGCAGCACCTGTGTGTATTCTTATGATTATTCCCTGTATGAGCCGCTCGCGCTCGGTCACCACTGCACCATACAGGAAGATCTGCTTAACAGACTCTCAAACCAAACCAAAGGACAGAACAGTCACAACATCAGGATCAGTGAAGTGATGGAGTCAGACAGCGGTCAGTACCTCTGTGCTGTACAAGTGCACCCaagtaataaaaacactgctgaaGGAAACTGGAAGGTGATAGAAAGAGTTACAGTCAGTGTCCACAAAGACAAGAGACCACAGCCAGCCAGGACCAGCATGACTCAGACAACCACTGAGGAGACAAGTG GTGTTCACCCTCTCATGCCTCTGTTTACTTCGTGGCCCATATGTTTGGGTCTTCTGCTTTCTGTTTGGATCGCATTCGCACTCATAAGGAAAAAGGCCAGCACTGCACGAG gaTCTCAGGCTGTGCCGTTACAAAG CCTCCAAAGCGGAGAAGCAGCTCCTGATACTGATG GTTCTCCGTATGCTGTGGGACGTGGTGAGGAGGAGAACTAG